A single genomic interval of Plodia interpunctella isolate USDA-ARS_2022_Savannah chromosome 14, ilPloInte3.2, whole genome shotgun sequence harbors:
- the Thor gene encoding eukaryotic translation initiation factor 4E-binding protein, protein MSASPIARQSTHSQAIPSRRVLITDPTQMPDVYSSTPGGTLYSTTPGGTRIVYERSFMMSLRQSPISQTPPKCSLPAALLKNPSSVSASQITVQKTRSNSISFDESQETFSMDL, encoded by the exons ATGTCCGCGTCACCGATAGCGAGACAGTCGACCCACAGCCAGGCGATTCCATCCAGGAGGGTTCTCATCACAGACCCAACTCAGATGCCAGATGTGTATTCAAGTACCCCAGGAGGCACATTGTACTCGACCACGCCTGGAG GCACCAGGATAGTGTACGAGAGGTCCTTCATGATGTCTCTCAGGCAGTCGCCGATCTCCCAAACCCCACCGAAGTGCAGCCTCCCTGCGGCCCTTCTCAAAAACCCCAGTTCTGTGTCGGCATCACAGATCACTGTGCAGAAAACTAGGTCGAATTCTATCTCCTTCGACGAGTCGCAGGAAACCTTTAGTATGGATCTCTAA